Genomic segment of Sarcophilus harrisii chromosome 4, mSarHar1.11, whole genome shotgun sequence:
ggctgaatttgtgctctatccactggcccATCAGCTGCGTCTGATGACTGGATGTCAGGACGTCTCCTGTGTGCTGAGGCTCTGGAGTCTGTCAAGCTTTATGGGAGCCGAGTTTATGGCAGGGCAGTCTCCTTTATTCTCTCCTCCATCTATCATGAAGACAAGTTGATTTGTCTGGGCCACTTCCCCCTTCCACAGTGGCAGCTCCACTCAGAATTAGCCTCATTTGCTATCAAAGCAAAGGGAGAGGAGATCTAGGCTGAATCCTGGCTTCCCATCCTCCCTTGGGCACCGTGGCTTCGGCTTCTCCCCCTGCCTTAGTTTACCTTTTGCCAAGCCACTACGGGAAATTTATGGACAGAGGTTCTTTCTCCAATCTGTAGTGCCCTCCCCGACATCCCACCATTCTGAGGGGGGCCTAGAGTTCTTCAACCATTAGACAGAGACAAATGGACACACAaatcagagacaaagacacacacaaacCAGAGAATAAAAAACAAGAGACATGTGTTAAATGGACCAGAATCACAGAGATAAAGACACCCCATGAGCCTCAGCTTTGAGAAAGTAGACAAAGAACCTTCAACTTGGCAGCCGAGACAAAGGGAGACAGAGTTGGAGGCGCACAGAAGACAGACAGGGCAGTGGGCAGCTGGTGCCATGTGGGCAGAACAGGCTCAGGCAACAATGGACTTTATTGAAACTGAGTATTGTGggccttcttccctccccctctcctcaaATAACcttaccctccctccccccaactctGAGGCTCAAGCACTGAGACTGGACTGAGATCAAGGGTCATGAATTGGCAACAATCGGGGTACGGGGTGGCGGGAGAAGAGGAAGCTCAGGTACATCCCAGGCTGAACCACTGGGGCAGAATTCTGTACCTCCGCCCTGCCCATCAGCAGAGAGCGAGGGGAATACTAGCACAAGGTTCTTCCCCAACAGTGATGAGGTGGAGACCAAGAGGAAAGGACACTGATAGGAAATCTCCAGAGAGCTCATGGAAAGGAAGGGTCTGTCACTCCCAGGAAAGGCCAAGGAAAAGCCTGACCACTAGGAGGTGATGCTGACCCAGTCTGGTCTCCTGATCCTAAGTCAATGGGAAGAAGTAGCTCTCAGGTGGTGGGTGTGGGGCCTCCTACCTTCTCCACAGAGTGTGATGCTATCCCTGATGCAGGGAAGAGGGGAGTTGTCACTCAAAAATCTAGATGACTTTGTAGGGAAAGGGGAGGCACTTCCACCCCGACTCCTCCCACCACCATCTAATGGCTTGGAAGGGCGAGCAATGTTACTCCTTCTCTGATGGCCATCCCACCAGCCTCTCCTAAGTCGGGCAGGGCCTTCACCAGGCCAAGGTTGCCATCTGGCTGTCTTCCCGAAGGAGGGAGACATAGGAGACAGCCTCTTACTGGGGAAGAGTTGGGGAGAGGGAGGCTGGCCTGAGGAACATCTTGGGGTCTAGTTTTCTTTCCCTAAGTCTTCAGATTTTCAATTGAAATTTAAAGCCAAAAGGAATCTCTGAACCCAAGCTATCTCCCCAGTTGGAGAATAAGAAAAAGGGGACAGACTCGGGAGAGAGCAGAGGCCTGTGGGGCTGCTACAAGAATGTCACGTCGTCCTGGCACTGTCCCCAGTACCAGTGGGCCCCATAACCGAGGCCAGTCCTGGCAGCCTCAGGGACCTCATCTCCAGGAGGCTTCCGCCCCAACCTGGCCCCCGACACCGAGTCGGCCTCTGTCCAGGGCCTCTCCTCTGAGGGAGACGCCTTTGCCCAGGCCACGCTAGGGGGAGTATGCCGGGGGCCGGCCTCCAGGAGCCCCTCATCGTCGGGCTCAGCCCCTGAGGCCAGCGTGTCCAGGTAGCTGCCGATGGAGACGCTGTCCAGCCGGTCTACGGCTGTGGTGCTGGTGGGGGTAGGGTCAGGCAGGCTCTCCCAGCTGCCTCGGTGGGAGCAGGCCCCCGGACTGCCCCCCGTCAGGCTGTATTGGCTGCTGGTGAGGCTGCTGCAGCGGCTAGCCAGGGCACCCCGCTCCTCCAGCAGCCAGCGCACCGCCTCGATGCCCTCGTTCACCATGACCAGCTGCTGCAAGATCTTCACGTCGGTGGCTCGAAGGTAAGcctggagagaaaggagaggaggagggctgCAGGCCCAGTCCCAGAAAGTGGGACCTTAATAGTAAAGGCTGCCCAGTGGGGCAGGTCAGGAAACAGCCCCAATTCTGGAGCCCGGAGTTATAAGTGAGCCActtcacacactcacacacacactcacatacactcacactgattcagttttcttatctgaaaaatgatggTTCTCGGGCTTAGGAAGTTCTTCCTGCCGAGCAGCCTCTGTTGGCCTTTTGGGACTTCTCCCCCCCGTACCTGGAGCCCAGCAAGGTCAGGCTGATCTGTTTCACaggacagcccttcaaatatctgaagacagtTCTCTTGACAACATCACACAAACAGCTGATGGCTGGTTCTAGAGGAGGATGACGAACTATCCTCTATCCCTGCTCAGAGGCCCACTTTCACACCCGCTGCTGGGTCAGATTACCATGCAATTCATGGGTCCGGGAAGTCTAGGGAAACTTTATTGTGTGTCTGTTGGGTTAAGGTTGGATTTGGGGGCAGGGCACCAGGAGTCACAATTGACATCTCTAGGAGGATCGGGATGTGTAAGGGGCAAAGGTAACAGCGAGGCTCTCCATGTCTGGCCTTGGGAGATCCCTGGTGACTGGGCAAGGGCTGAGTGGGCTGATGGGGGGCAGGAGGAGGCAGCCGAAGGGTTCCCCAGCTTGGATATGATCCTGTGGAATATAATAGGGATGGGGCAGAGAGAATGACTCACCAACCGTCAAGTTGTCAAGTCAGTGGCAAGTCAGTTACCTTTGTGGTGTCCCAAGACCCCTGGATGTGACTCTAGGGCTCGTTGTAGGGGCTAAATGAGAGGCCTCCAGTCTCAGGAGGTGGCCAAGCCTGGAGTAGGAGGACAGTCCCAAGAGCCAAATTTCTGGTGGCCAGAAGGAACATCACGACCCCAAAAAGGAATGGGCTGCCTAGGAAGGTGCTGAGCTCCCAAATATCCACAGGGCCAAGAGAGAAAGGATTCTGGTGCAGGGCCAAACTAGACTATAAACTTTGGGAAGAGGGCATGGGATAGGGGGCTCTGAGTCCCCCTCCAGGGAACTCTACAACAAGCATGATGTTTCTTGAATCCTGGGCCGGGCTGCTGCCCAGGTTCTGCCCCAAATAGGGAGCCATACAGATAGGCCAGGTAGGGTCAGGGTGACAGAGAACACTTTGTTGTTAATCAGTTGTGTGGGAcgcatttggtgttttcttgataaACATTAGAGTGCTTTgcctgatttgccatttctttctccagctcattttgcagacgaggaaactgaggccgcctgcattattttaatgacttgcccagggtcaccagctaggaagtgtctaaggacagatttgaactcacaaaggtgagatttcctgacttcactgcaccacctagcggccagagagagagaacatagcCTCTACAGAGTTCTAAAAACAGGCCCCTCAGCCCCACCTGAGCCAGAGTCTGTATGAATATGGATGGCTGCAGGGGATGGAAGGTGGAGAGTGACATCACTGTCTCGGTCCCCAGGGGAAAAGCAGGGGTTCTGCTTCCCGCTCCCAACCCCCTCAACTCCCACTAGGGGGCATCTGGGGATTCTCAGAGAATGTGGAAACAGAACATCCCAGCCCAAAGAAAGCTGGGAATTCACCGAATTAGATCCCCGTTCTACAGGGCAGGATGTTCAAGGTCACTCACCTAGGAAGGGTCCCAGCTAGGTCacacccccctcccctcctctccgcTCCgtctgcctcccccccccccccccagccaggGCTGGAATATTCTCTGGTTGGGGCAGGAGTGGGCGGACTCCTGGGGGGGAGGGATAGGAATGCCCCAtcccctcccacccctccctGGCCCACCAAGAGGTCACTTCTGCAGCAGCATCCGGACTCTTGgtcaggaagggaggaaaaggagggtcCTGTGCCAGCCTATCTTGGGGGGGACAGCTGGGTCGGCAGATGGAGGTACTGAAGGGCAGAGCCATCCTCCCTTCCCACACACAGGTTTTGGGGGAGGTAACAGGGAGCCTTAAAGGGCCAGTGCTCCAAAGTCACAGTCTCcaaactggaagggacctgacAATGGCAGGTAATCAGGGCTCCTTAGACCTGGAGTGAAGGAAACTACCCCAACTCACCAATAAGGGGCAGAGGGGAATATGGGTCCTGTACCATCCTCCACAGTCACAGATTAGTGGACATTGGTAGGGCTTGACTATTCTCCCACGCAAGGGGC
This window contains:
- the LURAP1 gene encoding leucine rich adaptor protein 1, coding for MEGTPEGSAPDLRDVEGKVGRKTPEGLLRSLRGEGEPVSALLPPPRGAEAGHGPGPGLGLGDKVTALRLELAYLRATDVKILQQLVMVNEGIEAVRWLLEERGALASRCSSLTSSQYSLTGGSPGACSHRGSWESLPDPTPTSTTAVDRLDSVSIGSYLDTLASGAEPDDEGLLEAGPRHTPPSVAWAKASPSEERPWTEADSVSGARLGRKPPGDEVPEAARTGLGYGAHWYWGQCQDDVTFL